A stretch of Mobula birostris isolate sMobBir1 chromosome 2, sMobBir1.hap1, whole genome shotgun sequence DNA encodes these proteins:
- the LOC140191262 gene encoding cold-inducible RNA-binding protein B-like yields MGDERKLFVGGLSFETDEQALEAVFSKYGEIVDTRVIKDKVTMTSRGFGFITFENPEDASEALQAMNGKSLDGRQIRVDHAEKKSGDGGYGGGRGGYRRGGSYTSGSGGYGGGGYGGGGYGGYGGGSGYSSGGYGGGGYGSGSGGYGGYRQYEPKSGGGYSRGTRGNNYDRYSTR; encoded by the coding sequence ATGGGCGACGAACGAAAGTTGTTCGTCGGCGGACTGAGCTTTGAGACGGACGAGCAGGCGCTGGAAGCCGTTTTCTCCAAGTACGGCGAGATCGTTGACACCCGGGTGATCAAGGACAAGGTCACCATGACGTCCCGCGGCTTCGGCTTCATCACCTTCGAGAACCCGGAGGATGCCTCCGAGGCCTTACAGGCAATGAACGGCAAGTCCTTGGACGGCCGCCAGATCCGGGTGGACCACGCCGAGAAGAAGTCGGGAGACGGCGGTTACGGAGGAGGACGCGGCGGCTACCGGCGGGGCGGCAGCTACACGAGCGGAAGCGGCGGCTACGGAGGCGGCGGCTACGGTGGCGGCGGATACGGTGGTTACGGCGGCGGCAGTGGCTACAGCAGCGGCGGCTACGGCGGAGGTGGTTACGGTAGCGGAAGCGGCGGATATGGTGGCTATCGGCAGTACGAGCCCAAGTCGGGCGGCGGCTACTCCCGGGGGACCCGTGGTAATAACTACGATCGGTACTCTACCAGATAG